DNA from Lentilitoribacter sp. Alg239-R112:
CGTCCCGTTTCATCTTGTTCAACAATCACAAGCTGGTTCCAGATAGGAATACCATTGAGTGTTTGAGTGAACCTCGAAGTTCGCCCGGCATTATTTGGAAGCGTATTGCTTTTCTCCAATGTAAGACTGGATGATTGATCTAATCCAATCGCATTCGCAGTCGCTTCGCCGAGAGCTTCAGGTGAACCGGACGATTCTGCAAGTCCCGTCAGATTTGGTGCAAATTCGCTAATGTTGCGAACTTCTGCACTTAATACACTGGAAGTGAGCAGAGCTGTTATGGTCGTGGCCAGCAATGTGACCTTTGTAACGGATATCATTATCTCTTCCTTTCCATCTTAAAATTAGAACGCGTTGCGAGTTTGGCCACATTCAAAATAGCAGATAAATTTGCTACCCTTCTTCCAGCAACCAGCCCAGCCGCGCCAAGCGCTTTGCGTCCGTAGGTCAGCTTTGCAAAGGCGTGTCATGCAGTTCCAATTACCACTGCTACAGCCACGCGTATTACCATTGCTGATAACGCGAAGAGTTGTATAGATGTAGCGCTTGGCAGCTGCCGTTGCAGCCTCATTATCAGCGGCAGACATGTGTCCGTCAGCACCAGGTTGCTGACCTTCAGGTTCAGCAAACGACACTTCATTGCCAGCGGCTTCAGCGTCAGCGAATAAGGAGGAAATTGCCTCCGGCATATCCTCTGGCGCAGCAGCATCTTGCGCAACCGCAATGTTGGACAATCCAAATGAAAAGGCAACTGCGCCTACAATAAATGCGGACTTTAGGTATTCAAACATGATGTTTCTCCTGTGCGATTTTCACGAAATTAAAGGTGAATCCTCCACCCGTAATCATGAAACCAAATCAGGGCTCTTTTTGCGTCACCCATTAGGGGGACGGATGCCAAAAAGAGTTACAAAACAACTTCTCTATATCTAAATTGCAAAACCTATGATCTGCATTTTCCTCAAAGAGTTTTTAAATATTCCACCAGTTCCAAACGTTCCTCATGAGACAGTTCCGATGATCCGTATTCATGGCCTGAATTGTAATTTCCCGGAATTGGATTTCCAAATTCATCAACAATATCAAAGCGAAATGGCAACAAACTAGTGCCATCGGAAAATGTTGTAATCGGAGAATCGTCAGTTTTAAAACCTACTCGCTCCGCATCGAACTCACGAGAGCCAACATGAAAACTTAAAGGACGGTCCGTGGATTTCGGCTCACGCATTGTTTCACCATCTTTCAGAACTGTGCGCAAATGTGAAGGTAGAAGCAAGTCGTAGAGAGTTGGAACGGACCCATTATGGAGATAAGGAGCCGTTGCCCATATGCCATTTAAGGGGCGCGCTTTATACGCTACGATCGTCGCATCATCACTAGCATTTTCTGATGTTAAGCAAGCCTTCGCGAGAACCTGTTTATCGGATGACGAGCTACCGGGAAGATATTGCTTTCCTGTATCTGCTTCATCTGGGGGAGCACCCCTGAACCCACCGATCACATCTCCAATCACACTATCAAGCACTTCATCAAGTTTACCAATAACGACACCCGCTGCCGCGTTTTTTAGCATGAAAGTTGTGCTATCAATCTCCTTAATCGGATCACCTTTTATGATGAAAGGTTTTCTGTTTTCATAACGTCCAGCCTTAGCCATATGCAACAACGTGTTGCAGGCAAGCATGACATCAGTGCCCGCTTCTTCTACGCCAGACATTGTTACCTTTATAGGAGAAGTGATATCCCCCTGTTCCAAATCTTCATGACATTGCGCACATTTTTGAGACAGGAAATGTTCACGCCCCCTTTCCGCCTTTTCCCGATCAATTGCTCCAAACACATTTTCCGGCCATAAAGGGGAGCCAAGTTTTTCAAGTGTCTGTTCCAGATCAATCATCTCTTTCACGCGAACGCTGGAGTCATAACCCAAAAAATCAGGCTTCCATTTTCTATTGATTTCTACATGAGCAAAAACGCCGATCACCTCTGAAATATTGCGAATTAGCCCGCCAACATCGGTTGTCTTTCCAAAGATTGGTAACTTCACAATTTCACCGGCAATACCGTTCCATTGAATTTTGTCTTGCTGGGATGTATTCCAGATATGAGGATAACTTGCGGGCGCATTAGATTTTACTAGTTGATCAATCTGCCCACCTTTTCCAATATAAGTGACTTTGTTAAGGATATGCCCTTGCGCATCAAGACGACCGTAACCGTAGCGGACGTCTGAGTTATTCATCTCCAATAACTGCCCACGATATGTGGCAAGTTCCATGACTTGTACTTGCAGTGTTTTTCGTTCACCCATGCTATGGCTTGAACCTAGAACCTGATTGGCAAATCGATTGAGCTTATCTTCATCTGTCGAGGTCGCGACCAAGGATTTATGGAGATCCTCGAGCATCATTTGAAAATCGGCGAGTGTTGGTGCACCTTCCACGCGTACTGTTTTACCGCCAAACCTAATATCCGTCGTATGGCAGGCCGAGCAATTTAAGCCAAGCCATTCTTGACGCATAATGCGCCCTGCACAAATATTTGGAAATGTTTGACACATCATGTCCGCACTTCTCTTTGGATCATAATCAACAACAAATCCAACAGGTAACCCATGAGGGTTTACCGATGAACGAGCGTCTGAAAGATATCCATACCGTTCAATATTCCTAGGCGAAAGGAATGGTTCACCGCTATTGGCCTCCTCAAGTGCCTTCATCCACGCTAAAGGTATAAGACGCGAACCTTGACTTGTCCGATACCAAAATGCCCGATCTGCCTCACTCCAATTTTGATCAAGACATTCTATAACATCTGAACAGGGAGATGCCGCACTTGCAGTATTTATGAAAGCCGCATTCATAGACGGAATGCTCATTGCCGCAAGAAGCGTTAATGTAAAAATTGAGATCGGTCTCATGATCATCTGTCAGTTTCCTTCGGTTGGGGCAGCGGTACTTGCGCCTTCTGTTTCATTATTCATAGAATTCGAGTTTTCCGGAAATGGAGTCGTTTCAGGATCAGATGCTTCTGGCTCGTTACTTGTGGTTGGCAAAAAACTGGTAATAATCGGGACAATTTTTTCCGCTCTCACGGCGCGGTTCACTTGCGAATAAGTGCCAAAACTTGTTCGCCCCCAATGATGAAGGCCAACCACATCACCAGTTTTATCGATAACCGGAGAACCCGATGAACCACCTAATGTGTCACAACGGTGCGAAAAATCTGTCTGTTCTGCTCGCCCGGGAGAAATAGCTTCTGCAACTTCACATCCAAGCGCAGATATCTGTTTTGCTTCACCGGCAGGGTGTTGGAGAATGAAAACGGCTTGACCCGATTTTGGGGCCGTTGGTGAAAATGCCAATGTACCCCATCGTAAACCAGGCTTGCCCTCAATTCGCAATAGCGCCATATCATGGTCGTTATCCACACTTTCGACCTTGGTGCAAGAATACTGCTCCATACCCGGAATGCGCCCAGCCTGATCATAAGCGTAGCCGAATATAACTTTAGTCGTATCACAACGTTCCTGATCTGCAACGCAATGTTGATTTGTCATGAGCAAATCATTATCGATCAAAAACCCTGTACAAGTTTCGCGTACTGTACCTTGTTGGCGTTTTACTAAAAAAGAGAGTTTAGCAACGCTACCGCGAGCGCGTTCTGCAACATCAAGAAAGTCTCCATTATATTTATACAGATGTTCGCGATCATCCGTTCCTACAACCGACTCTAGCGTTCGCCCTTCTCGGTCAAATGAAATCTGTTCAATTGTAAAACTAAGAGAACCTTTGCGATTACCATAAACGTAAAGCCCAATAGACTGACCGACACTTAAATCAGTCCAAACCGATGTACTAACTCCGATTGATTCTGCCGTTAATGTTTGCAGCACTGCGCCGGAATGATTGATGATTTCAATCTGAAAAAAGTCACCTGCATCATAGGTAATATCTGAAATTTTCAACTGCACCATTTTAGCACCAGGACGAAGCTCGCTATAGGCCCATACCGCAGCACCACGCGAATTGTTAGCACTGCTTTCCTCCGGCGGCGGCGGATATTTAACCCCCAACGCCTCAACAACGCCTTCGATATGAGGAACGGAAAGTAACGGCACCGGTGCTTCATCCTGCGCAGCTACGGGAGCGGATACAAGACAGATAAAACCAAAACTCAATACCGTAATTAAGCGAGACATAACGGAGTTACTCCTATTCCAACGCTTTAATAAAATCGCGAACATCCCGGAGAGGAAAATTATGAAAACTGCCAGCAGCGCGAGTAGAGCAATTCTTCACGAATTCAGCTTTGAAATTCATTTTTCGATCAAGGTCATCATCTTTCAATCGATAATTCTGCTGCCTGAGTTTAGACTGAGGCATATCCATAATGAGACGCGTGTCAGCATTACTATTGTAGAAAATTCGAAGAATTTCTGTGACTTCTATACGGTGTTCACTCGTGCCCGTTTCCTTTGCCTTGGAACGAATTTCATCATCTCCAGATAGATTATCAAATCGTCCACGCATTTCGCAGCCGTCGGCAAGCCGAACGAAATCATGTGCAAAGTCTAAAGCTAGGCGTGCATTGATCAACGTCGCTGAGGATGCATGAAGCAGATCACTATCCAGAATGGCCGTCGTGACAAGTCTCCGTTTAATTTGCTTAAAATCACGTATGCCCATGCGCATTAAATAACTTACAACAGACGTTACAACTGGTGCAGCTTGCGAAGTTCCCGAAAGCGCACCCATCTGATCACCGGCAACAGGTGCAACCAGGTCCGCCCCAATTGCACCAATTTCGTGAAATGCCGCACCAATATTGGTTCCAGGCAGGATCGAAAGTGTGCCATCTTCCTGATGGTCAAGCGCCACAACAGATATAACATTGTCGCTTTGAATACATGCAGGCACAATCGAGCAAGATACATCTTCATCACCCGTTCCCGCCGGGGCAACAAATAATACATTTCGTTTATATTGTTTGATCGCATCAACCAATGGCGTGCTTCCAGACCGAGGCCAAGACAGACTGATATTGACTAAATCGGGGCCATGGATGGCCATGCTTTTGATTGTATCAGTTAAGGCTCGCGTTTTCTCAGGACCGTTTGGTACAGCAATATGATAAATTGTAACCGGAGGTTCTTCAATTTGCGGATTAGGCGTGATCGGTAAATTGGGATCCATTGCAAGCGCCAAATCTGCTAATAAGCCTAACGTGTGAGTTCCATGATTTCCCTGTGCCAAAACAACCGGATTGTAGTTACCGCAATCAGACATCTCAATTGTCGGCTCGGCATGTATAGCATCTTCTACAACGTCAGTTTCCTCAGTGTCGGACACTGGTTGCACTAACGGAGTGTTCGCTCCGTTGGTATCTGACGAAGCAACTTCATGCGGAATATCAGTTGTTTCTGAATGTACACTTGATGATGTCTCTGTCGAAGGTTCCATTGGGGGAAACACTACTGTTTCAAAAGTACCTTCATCAGTCCAACGCTTTAGTTTAAGTTGCCCGCTTTGTACAAATTGGCGGAATATACAATGATCGAGCTGTGCCTCCTCATCCACATGAACAATCCGAATAGGACGAATAGGTAAACCATCCTGCCAAGAACGAAACGGCTTGCCGTTGTCCTCAATTAAACCCATTAATCTGCGGCTAAGCATACTTTTTTCCAGCGATTCCGTCTTAGCCGAGCGCTGGATTAAAACCCGCTGTGAGAATTGATCTGAATCACCAACAAGGCTTTCAAGTTTGATAGATTCAATTGCCAAATCCACATCAAGTGTCGGAATTGCAACAAGCCAGCTGTCACTATCCTTTGTTCCGATTTTCCGCAAAAATGAAGGGTTAGCAATGGCCTCGTAGCGATTTAGGTCAGCATTACCATCATCAATAAATCGATAGATAACCGGTTCCTCAGCTTCCCATGCCCCCTTTTCAATTCGGCTACGACAATGTTCCTTATTATTTGGAAATTTCCGACAAAATAGCTGCAAAAAATCGGATGTCTGTTCAAATACCGCCTCGGTTTTTGAAAGAGATAACTCATACTTTGAACGAACTCCAAAATCATAATCGAGCTTTAATTCAACATCAGGCACGATCATTTTTCGACCGGGCCAGGCGCCAGCCCAGTTTCCTGTCGATACCACAGTACCGGAAATAGTTGCTAAATCCTGCACAGAGTCCTTCTGGCTTGCAGAACGTATTTTTCGATCGCATATATCAGCATTCAAATCACAAAGCAGACTGTCTAAGATTTCAGGAGCATAATTGGTTAGCCATTTGGGCCAGGCACCTGCGCGAATGAGAACATCGGAAACACGATCACCGGATTGTATAGTTTCAAGCCGCGTGGGTAGCGCATTTTTCTCATGAAGCAGAACATATAAACGAGCAAGCTCTCTTTGGACTTCATCACGACTAATGACTTCTTGTCGCCAGTCAAAAGTCTCTTGTGACAAAGAAGCTTGTTCCGCGCTCGCCTGATTTTGGAAACTCACAAAGCACACAACCACCAACAACGATAATAACAACCGATGAATGCAATTCATGCTTTTATCCTCCCATAGGTTTAAAAATTAGCTACCCTTTAAAACTCCGTCATCACCCGATTGGGGGATGGATTGTTCATCGTTTTCTTTTATGATGATTTGATTAGAATATTGTAGAGCCAACCGCATAAGCTGCGTTCGGTTTGAGGACATTGTTTTTTGCAAGACGCATTTAACCTGCGTATTGACAGTTTCCCGTGAACGTTCTCTTTGCTCGCTAATCTCGCTATTGGTTAGACCCAGCGTCAGCAATTCTAAAACTTCAGCTTCTGTCGGTGTCAACGAAAAAAACTGCGCCATGCCTTCGGTATCAATATCAATATCTAAACTCGTGTCGAGCGAGAATATTGCATAACCATTCAATGTTTCGCCATTCATGAAATTTGGTTCTTTAAGCGGGCAAACTTCAATGCAGAGGGCATTTTCATGATGAGCGAGTGGTTGAAGCAAAGCCTCTTTTCTAGGTCGAGCACCAAAAAGACCATGTGCGTTGATATCGGAGAACAGACGCGAGAGGCGCTCATTTTCTTTGTCTAGTCTTGCAACAAGTCGGTTCTCGGCGGTGAGTTGAAACGCGCCATAACAATCCATCTGTCTTTGAAATTCAGTATTGGAAAATAGCAACTCACCTCTGCGATCAAGAAGTGCAACACCAACACGTAACTGGTCGTAACCCTTAGATAGTAAATCACTTTTCTGATTTAAACGACTAGTATGTCGCCCGATATTCAACGCTTTAGCAATATGCGGCAAAACACGATTAAGAATCCTAAGACGCTCACCACTAGGGAAGCTTGATTTTTCAGAGAACTGTAATGCAAATCGATCTGCGGAAATTCTGTCTTTGTTTAGGAGGCCACCCATACGATAAAAAATCCCGAAATCACGCATCGCAGCAGCATTTGCACGTTTCATAAGTTCATCTCGAGTTGGAGCAAGCACGTCATCGCGCACCAGTTCCACATGGTCCAACTCTCGCGAATGGCGCGCAAAAAGTGCTTGATCTTCCAATTCAAGCAAGCGGTATTCAACAAGGTATTGGCGAACTAAATCAGCTTGATAGTTGGAACTAAAATATGTTGCATTCAATACTTCCTGACCATAACGATTTTCAACATCAAAAACGAATGCGCCCCGAGCGTCGATAAGTTCGGCGAGTCGATGCAAAATACCTGGCCATTGCTCAGGATCCAAAGTAGCATCGTATATATCGAGTATCAGTTCCGATTCCACAACTGGCCCTCCATCCGACGAACTAGAGCACTCACATCTAAGGCTGCACTCAGCGCTGCAATATTGCAATTCGTGTACCTTTGAGAGTTCCCACTATAGTTCATAAACCACAAAAAATGAAATCGAACTTGTTTTTTCTTCAATTACTCCAGCCGTTTAACACAATTTCTATCCGTGACTACTGGCCAGACTAAGTTATAATAGTGCAAATGTAGTTAGTAGTCTTTCTCAAAGAAGATGCCCAATGATGACTTACCATCGGAGCCAACCGAACCACGTGCCGTCAAACTATCAGTGATATCGAGATTTATTGTTGCCTCGGTTTCTTTACCCGCTTGCACACCCAGATACACATTATCAGAGATATATTTTCCTGCTTTGACGGCCGCATTACCTTGATCATCTTGCACAATATCAACATCATCAAGACCAGTGCTTTTACGCAAACCATCAACAAGCGACGGACTATTTCCTCCGGTTAATTCACTTGCAACAGATGCAAGTTTTACGATCTGAGCCGGAGATAGATCAGTCAAATTTCTGCCAAATATGATTTTGGCTAAAACTTCATCTTCAGGTAGTTCAGGGCTGGAAGAAAATGTTACTTTCAGGTCTGATGCGGTTCCACGTAATTGAATAGAAGCTAATGTGTCTCCTGCTTGCGTGGTCGCAACAAAGTTGAGTAACGGGTCCAAGTCACCCGCAAGCGTTATAGTTCCGCTCTGCAGGTCAAGACGTTGCCCTAACAGAGAAAGGCGTCCGCGACGTAGTGTAAAGCTTCCCAACGGTACGATATTATCGAGTGAACCGGAAAGGCCAAGACTGCCTCCAAGCTCTGCATCCAAACCACGACCTCTGACAAAGATTTGATTTGGAGCATTAATATTAAGTTGGAGTCTTATGCTTGCGCCCTGATTGCCAGTGTCTTTTTGCGGTGTTACAGCCTTAACTCGATCAAGTGTTTTTTGAACTTTTTTATCGGCATTAATATGCTCTATATCAACCAAGTTAATCTCTGAGGCAAAACTCTCTGGCACGACTATTTCTGTACGCCCGAGATTTAAATTCCCAGATAGTAAAGGTGTAGCTAGAAGGTCACCATTTATAACAAGGTCGCCGTTCACACTTGTGTCAAACGTTTCACCATCACTGTACTTAGCCGAACGCATTTGAATGTTCAGGTTTGCAGGTAGTTGACCAGTTAACCCAACACGACCACTGGCAGAAACAGAACCACCACTTGCAAAATTGCCGCTAAAAGTAACATCTGCTGATTTGGACTTATCAAGTTTCAAGCCAACCCGAACGCCATTTATGCGTAGATTTGACAGTGGGTCGACAATTGTTCCACCCTCCAGCGAGACCTGACCAGACGCATCAGGATTGTTCAACGAGCCTGACACCTTTGCTGAGAGCTGCGCTATTCCGCCTAATTGCGTGCCCCGATCGATTAGAAAAATATCGGCTATCTCGAGTGGCGCCGTACCATCAAGATTGATATCTAACCCACTATCAGAAAGAGGGATTTTACCATTTGCATTTATCGCAAGCGCTTGTTTGTTCTGAATTCTAAAACTTGTCAGTGACACAACATTATTCGCAAAACCTCCATCACCCGAAAAGCTTAATGGAGAAAGCCCGAAACTCGTCATCTGACGAGTAGTTACACCCTGGCCATTAGCGTTGAATGCGATTTTGAGATTATCAGATGATCCTGAAATCTTCGCACTTGCGCCCACGATACCATCTGCACCCAAACTTGCCTGCAATGCATTAGCTATATTCAGAGGCAGTGATTGCGCAATGATGTCAATATTAACCTGCTCATTTGCAATCCCTTTCACTTCAATAAATCCACCGCCAACGTTCAACTTAGTTGGCTCAATCTGAATAGATTTGCTTTGTAGTGTGATGCGGCTCTGAGAGGCCAGTGCGGCATTGGCTATATTTGATTTTAGTTCAAGTTCATCAATCAGAACCTCAGTTAAATCACCAACTTGAGTAACACTACCAGACGTATTCACATGTGCCGAATTTCGCGCAAGTTCAGAGACCAATTCAAATTTGGTAAGCGAGCCTTCATTATCAATTCTAGCTGATAAGTTCTTTGCCTCAATACCCCCGACAACAATTCCCAGTGCACTAACAACTGCATCTACTTTGGGCTGGTTTAATAAATCTTGAGCCTTAAAATTAATATTGGCACTCGCAATTTCCAGAGCATCAACACGAAATGCGGCCGCACCAAATTCACCGCTTGCCGACTGTATATTATTGTTTGCTGCATTGAGTGTGAATTTACCATCAATAGATCCAGATGCTTCAATCAACCCAAATGCTGCGATGGCTGAGATATCCTGACTTTTAATAGTAAGGTCAGACTGCATTAATCCCGTTGCTTTATTCCTTGCAAATCTGCCTTTGATATGGCTCTGCCCTACTTGAGCAATAAAGTCATCAAGACGAACTGCTATTTCATCCAACTCTAAATGACCACTTATGCTGACTGCATGTTTTGCCAAAGTCCCCCTCGATGAAAGCTGACCTTTAAGATCAGAACCATTTGTTTGGCCTTCAAATATTAAAGCCAGATCGCTCACGTCTTGCTTTGCAAGTCGACCATCTGGCAAACCAAGTACGACATTCAAATTGAATGGAGATTGCTCCCCAAGTAAATCGATATCTAATGCAGCCTGTCCTGACGAATCTTTATCAAGCACATTTATATCAATGATCTTCGCTTGGGCAGATAAATCAGCAACCTCACTCGATAGGTTGCCGTTGATCGTGACGTTCATCTGTCTATTTTTTAGTGATAATCCATCAACCACTAAACCATCTTTCCCACGTGCAACTTTGCCCGTTAGCTCTGTCGCACCTTGAAGCAACTGATCTAGTTGATCGGACCCACTTTTCAGGTCTTCTCCACGCCCATCAATAGTCAGATTAAACCCGCGGCTAAAAGGCAGTACATCCCCATTAACTGCTAGTTTAACTGAACCATTCAAATTAGTTTCGGTGACAGATGAAAAACTGTTTAGATCATCCGCCTCGACAGTAACATTCCCATTAAACGTATTATCAAAGAAGGCGCCGCTTGCGAGTAGCTTATATGTCTCGCCAAGAATATTGAAACGAGATATTTTGACAGGTGAGTTAGATTGCCAGTCACCATCAAATTGTAGCTTTATACTTCTGCCAATTGCCTCAGCCAACCCTTGATCAGGAGATGCAATTTCACTGGCCAATCCATCTACATCAAAACTAATTTCGCGCGTTTTGGTCTCATTTTCTGTCAAAATAGTGCCGAACGCATCTATCATCACATTCTTGATCGAAACATCCTTACTGGCATAGTCAATAAGATTGAGTTTACCATTCCAGATATTCTGCGATGTAGCATCATAATTGATATCGAGACTGGCAGATTGAATAGTGCTTTTATTCGTATCATCCGGCAGTTGGAGCCGTTCACCGGAAGAACTGCCCAACTTGCCTTGCAATTTCAGCGCATTTAAAAAACCATCTGATGTCATGTTAGCACTTGCGAGTAACTTAACTGCACCAGAATTCAGATTTGAGTTTAGCAATCGAAATCCACCATCATTCAAAAATGCAAACTTCGCCTTCAACTCACTTTGCTCACCAAAAAAAGCACGTTGATTTTCGGGTAGTACTTTCGACAATGGACCATTTAAATTGGCACTAACATGCAAACCGTCCTGAACATTTGCAAAATTGGCATTTCCATCCAAGATACGCTCATTCGCAACGTCAAATGCCAGAACAACTTCGAGTTCAGACAGAGGAGCGTTCCCTGCGATCTTCAATTTAAGAGGTGGCTTCTGAGGAATATTCATTAACGAGGCGATGATACCATTCTCTGGTTCACTCAGATCAACATCTAAAAATAACGTTTTGGCTTTACCCTCGTATCGCGCAATTGCCTTCAATTCACCGCCAATTTCATCCAGTCGATTAATTTCCAAATCGAGATCAAATGATCCCTCATCCAAGATCATTTTTCCGGCAATA
Protein-coding regions in this window:
- a CDS encoding translocation/assembly module TamB domain-containing protein gives rise to the protein MIKKAIISFIGMLATLVVGVLVVYSQDNERSALIKYVEEQISSPSYQIKLNGLDGALSSDVSLDSITISDADGIWLEISKPKLVWTRSALLRGRLVVDTLKAEKINILRKPLPEEGLPAPESGSFAIPELPVAVLLEDLDLPLVEFGPDVIDLASKVSIAGKMILDEGSFDLDLEINRLDEIGGELKAIARYEGKAKTLFLDVDLSEPENGIIASLMNIPQKPPLKLKIAGNAPLSELEVVLAFDVANERILDGNANFANVQDGLHVSANLNGPLSKVLPENQRAFFGEQSELKAKFAFLNDGGFRLLNSNLNSGAVKLLASANMTSDGFLNALKLQGKLGSSSGERLQLPDDTNKSTIQSASLDINYDATSQNIWNGKLNLIDYASKDVSIKNVMIDAFGTILTENETKTREISFDVDGLASEIASPDQGLAEAIGRSIKLQFDGDWQSNSPVKISRFNILGETYKLLASGAFFDNTFNGNVTVEADDLNSFSSVTETNLNGSVKLAVNGDVLPFSRGFNLTIDGRGEDLKSGSDQLDQLLQGATELTGKVARGKDGLVVDGLSLKNRQMNVTINGNLSSEVADLSAQAKIIDINVLDKDSSGQAALDIDLLGEQSPFNLNVVLGLPDGRLAKQDVSDLALIFEGQTNGSDLKGQLSSRGTLAKHAVSISGHLELDEIAVRLDDFIAQVGQSHIKGRFARNKATGLMQSDLTIKSQDISAIAAFGLIEASGSIDGKFTLNAANNNIQSASGEFGAAAFRVDALEIASANINFKAQDLLNQPKVDAVVSALGIVVGGIEAKNLSARIDNEGSLTKFELVSELARNSAHVNTSGSVTQVGDLTEVLIDELELKSNIANAALASQSRITLQSKSIQIEPTKLNVGGGFIEVKGIANEQVNIDIIAQSLPLNIANALQASLGADGIVGASAKISGSSDNLKIAFNANGQGVTTRQMTSFGLSPLSFSGDGGFANNVVSLTSFRIQNKQALAINANGKIPLSDSGLDINLDGTAPLEIADIFLIDRGTQLGGIAQLSAKVSGSLNNPDASGQVSLEGGTIVDPLSNLRINGVRVGLKLDKSKSADVTFSGNFASGGSVSASGRVGLTGQLPANLNIQMRSAKYSDGETFDTSVNGDLVINGDLLATPLLSGNLNLGRTEIVVPESFASEINLVDIEHINADKKVQKTLDRVKAVTPQKDTGNQGASIRLQLNINAPNQIFVRGRGLDAELGGSLGLSGSLDNIVPLGSFTLRRGRLSLLGQRLDLQSGTITLAGDLDPLLNFVATTQAGDTLASIQLRGTASDLKVTFSSSPELPEDEVLAKIIFGRNLTDLSPAQIVKLASVASELTGGNSPSLVDGLRKSTGLDDVDIVQDDQGNAAVKAGKYISDNVYLGVQAGKETEATINLDITDSLTARGSVGSDGKSSLGIFFEKDY
- a CDS encoding helix-turn-helix transcriptional regulator; translated protein: MESELILDIYDATLDPEQWPGILHRLAELIDARGAFVFDVENRYGQEVLNATYFSSNYQADLVRQYLVEYRLLELEDQALFARHSRELDHVELVRDDVLAPTRDELMKRANAAAMRDFGIFYRMGGLLNKDRISADRFALQFSEKSSFPSGERLRILNRVLPHIAKALNIGRHTSRLNQKSDLLSKGYDQLRVGVALLDRRGELLFSNTEFQRQMDCYGAFQLTAENRLVARLDKENERLSRLFSDINAHGLFGARPRKEALLQPLAHHENALCIEVCPLKEPNFMNGETLNGYAIFSLDTSLDIDIDTEGMAQFFSLTPTEAEVLELLTLGLTNSEISEQRERSRETVNTQVKCVLQKTMSSNRTQLMRLALQYSNQIIIKENDEQSIPQSGDDGVLKGS
- a CDS encoding serine protease produces the protein MSRLITVLSFGFICLVSAPVAAQDEAPVPLLSVPHIEGVVEALGVKYPPPPEESSANNSRGAAVWAYSELRPGAKMVQLKISDITYDAGDFFQIEIINHSGAVLQTLTAESIGVSTSVWTDLSVGQSIGLYVYGNRKGSLSFTIEQISFDREGRTLESVVGTDDREHLYKYNGDFLDVAERARGSVAKLSFLVKRQQGTVRETCTGFLIDNDLLMTNQHCVADQERCDTTKVIFGYAYDQAGRIPGMEQYSCTKVESVDNDHDMALLRIEGKPGLRWGTLAFSPTAPKSGQAVFILQHPAGEAKQISALGCEVAEAISPGRAEQTDFSHRCDTLGGSSGSPVIDKTGDVVGLHHWGRTSFGTYSQVNRAVRAEKIVPIITSFLPTTSNEPEASDPETTPFPENSNSMNNETEGASTAAPTEGN
- a CDS encoding di-heme-cytochrome C peroxidase, whose amino-acid sequence is MIMRPISIFTLTLLAAMSIPSMNAAFINTASAASPCSDVIECLDQNWSEADRAFWYRTSQGSRLIPLAWMKALEEANSGEPFLSPRNIERYGYLSDARSSVNPHGLPVGFVVDYDPKRSADMMCQTFPNICAGRIMRQEWLGLNCSACHTTDIRFGGKTVRVEGAPTLADFQMMLEDLHKSLVATSTDEDKLNRFANQVLGSSHSMGERKTLQVQVMELATYRGQLLEMNNSDVRYGYGRLDAQGHILNKVTYIGKGGQIDQLVKSNAPASYPHIWNTSQQDKIQWNGIAGEIVKLPIFGKTTDVGGLIRNISEVIGVFAHVEINRKWKPDFLGYDSSVRVKEMIDLEQTLEKLGSPLWPENVFGAIDREKAERGREHFLSQKCAQCHEDLEQGDITSPIKVTMSGVEEAGTDVMLACNTLLHMAKAGRYENRKPFIIKGDPIKEIDSTTFMLKNAAAGVVIGKLDEVLDSVIGDVIGGFRGAPPDEADTGKQYLPGSSSSDKQVLAKACLTSENASDDATIVAYKARPLNGIWATAPYLHNGSVPTLYDLLLPSHLRTVLKDGETMREPKSTDRPLSFHVGSREFDAERVGFKTDDSPITTFSDGTSLLPFRFDIVDEFGNPIPGNYNSGHEYGSSELSHEERLELVEYLKTL
- a CDS encoding S8 family serine peptidase; protein product: MNCIHRLLLSLLVVVCFVSFQNQASAEQASLSQETFDWRQEVISRDEVQRELARLYVLLHEKNALPTRLETIQSGDRVSDVLIRAGAWPKWLTNYAPEILDSLLCDLNADICDRKIRSASQKDSVQDLATISGTVVSTGNWAGAWPGRKMIVPDVELKLDYDFGVRSKYELSLSKTEAVFEQTSDFLQLFCRKFPNNKEHCRSRIEKGAWEAEEPVIYRFIDDGNADLNRYEAIANPSFLRKIGTKDSDSWLVAIPTLDVDLAIESIKLESLVGDSDQFSQRVLIQRSAKTESLEKSMLSRRLMGLIEDNGKPFRSWQDGLPIRPIRIVHVDEEAQLDHCIFRQFVQSGQLKLKRWTDEGTFETVVFPPMEPSTETSSSVHSETTDIPHEVASSDTNGANTPLVQPVSDTEETDVVEDAIHAEPTIEMSDCGNYNPVVLAQGNHGTHTLGLLADLALAMDPNLPITPNPQIEEPPVTIYHIAVPNGPEKTRALTDTIKSMAIHGPDLVNISLSWPRSGSTPLVDAIKQYKRNVLFVAPAGTGDEDVSCSIVPACIQSDNVISVVALDHQEDGTLSILPGTNIGAAFHEIGAIGADLVAPVAGDQMGALSGTSQAAPVVTSVVSYLMRMGIRDFKQIKRRLVTTAILDSDLLHASSATLINARLALDFAHDFVRLADGCEMRGRFDNLSGDDEIRSKAKETGTSEHRIEVTEILRIFYNSNADTRLIMDMPQSKLRQQNYRLKDDDLDRKMNFKAEFVKNCSTRAAGSFHNFPLRDVRDFIKALE